A segment of the Leptolyngbya sp. NIES-3755 genome:
GTCTCAAACAAGACACCAGACAAGACTCATGCTTAGTCTCACTTAAGATACCATTATACGTATAGAGAAAGCTTATCAGTAGAGGAATTACAATGGCGTATGGTGACTTCAAAACTCTAAATCAAGCACTGACTGAATTTAAGCTGACTCTAATCAATCAGCCTCGACTTTTTCAAAACATTCCGCCGATCGCACCTTCCTTTAAACTGCAAGGTCGATTGGAAGAAGGCATTGATCTTGCACTTGCAATCTCAACTGAAAAAGCCCAATCTGAACTAATCATTGCTCCGATTTTGCTAGAGGTTCGTGCGATCGCTCAACCTCACGCTTCATTGTTCAGCGGAGTCTCACTGAACGTCGATCCCTCCGCCGGATTAGTCGGCGAATGCGACTTCATCTTATCAAAATCATCCAATCAACTCGAAGTGACATCTCCGATCGCGGTTCTCGTGGAAGCCAAAAATAACGACATCAAATCTGGTCTAGGACAATGTGTCGCTCAAATGGTTGGTGCACAACGATTTAATTCTGATCAATCCATCTCAATTTTTGGAGCCGTAACCACAGGAGTATTGTGGCGATTCCTGCGATTGAAGATTCAAACCCTAGAAATTGATTTAACTGAGTACGTCGTCCCGTTGCAGATTGACACGGTTCTGGGAGTTCTCAAAAGTTCGTTTGAGACTTAGTTTGAGTCTAACTTCAAAACTAAAATAAGAAATAGAGACTAAACTCGATCGCACTATCCATTCACAATCTCATAATCTTCCCAAGCCGCTCTCGCCCCCGCCTCGACCATCAAGCTCAAATTACACCCATACTCTCCGGCACAGCTAAACGATCCCAATTCCAAAACATGTAGCTCCCCATCTGATTCGCAAATATCAATGCTGTACAACAGTTCTGGATACCATTTCACCTGTTTGAGCACCCCAGAAAGATAGTTCACCAAGTAGCCATCTTTGATTTGCTCATCAATTCTTTCTTCACCGACCAAGTACAGCGAGCCAGTCACAATCTCATTCTTGTAAACAAAAAATCGCCACTCTTTCGTAATCGATCGCACTCCACTCACCAGTACCAAAGTCGTCTCATCCCGTCTCAATTCACTCCCCAACGCCTGCATCGTATCAAGCACCTGAAGATCAAACACGCCAGCACGAAACGATTTCATATTGCTATCCGGTCGAATGAATAGCTTGCCAGTCGATCGAAAATAATCCAAAATTTCCACTCTTCTTCTTACCAGTTCACCTAATGGAAGAATGAAATACTGATTATTCAGCAAATACTGACCGAAATAAGTGTAATAAGTCGTGCAGCACAAATTCTTTTCATCGATATAAGCCCCAGGAATCCAAGAAGTTCGTAAAATATCCCGACCTAAATTCAGCGTTCCTCGAAACAGCACACAGTCATGATCTGGAAAGTACTGGTGTGCATCTCTCGCCTGAAACTTGAGATAACTGACCTCTTTATAAACATAGTTCTGCCGTTTCAACTCTTCAAAAAACGGCTCTTCAGCATCAAACACATTAGATTCAATCAGCCAGTGTACGTTCATTGCGATATACAGTTAAAGATTCGCTGAAGCAGTAGAAATAAATCCCTTGAGAAGATTATGATTCGGGTGAAGTTTCCATCCAGAAACCTTTATGAAAAAGATCAAACCGATCTGGGTCGTCTTCCTCCTCATCATCGTTTCTATTGGCTTATACTTCGGTCTCGTTGTTCGAGAACTCATCTTGCCTGGAGGATTTCGCTTAGGGTTTGGCGACGATAGCCTTCCCGAAAGAAAGATCGAAGACTTATCTCAAGAAGAATTAGCAAAACGGCAAGCAGACTTGAAAAAGCGCTTCACAGAATTAGTCCAGAACGTTAGACAACCCCAAGTCACACTACCATTTCAGCGAGTTGATTTTGATTTGACTGGAACTTGGTACGGTTCTGGAACGCTTTCCTATCAAATTGTGCAAAACGGTAATGTTGTCGCACTTCAAGAAAGCAATCCTGCCTATGGAATTGCCGCGATCGGCACTGGAGAAATTCAAGGACAGTCGATCATCATCAACTATCAAACCGTCTACAACACTGAAGGAATCGCCAATCTAAACCTCACCCCAGATGGACGTATTCTTGAGGGTACTTTCACCGACACCTATTCTGGACAAGCAACCCCTGTAAAACTGAATCGATAAAATCATTTGAGACTCGAATTGAGTCTAATGATAAAATCATCTTAAGAATCATGAGACAACGATCGACCTATCGGGCTGTTAGTGGAGGTGCACTTTGTTTGTATAGCTGCAAATCCATTCACTAGAGCACCTCAGCAATTCAATGCCCTCGAAACTTCTGCGAGTAAAACGAAGCCGACTCCAGCCCTTTTGTCGATTCCTGGGTGAACTGAATCAAGTGATGTCCCACCAATCCAATATGAATCACCTGCTCAATCTTCGTCTTTTTCAATGCAGGTGCAGCCATTTGCCAAAACGTACCTCGATATCGGCTAAATACACCCACTCTCAGCAAAATTTTCGCCAACATCAGCAATCCACGTCGCACCTTATCCGGAGCCGTTCTCGCTGGACTATTCGGAGGCTTAATTCGATTCGGATAAGTATGCTGACATTGATAAGCAAATCTCTCATACAAAAACTCTGGTTGATATGCAATAGCAATACAGTGCTGCCACATTTCAACCACTTGTTCATAAGGCATCAAAAACTCAATATTCGACTCCCGCCCCTCATCAGCAACAATTCGCCCCTCCGCATTCAATCGATCCCACAGCGGTGTTTTCGGCAACGCGAACAGCAAATTAATCGTCAGCATCGGAATCTGTGACTGTCGAATAAACTCCAAAATACGATCGACAGTTTCCTCCGTATCCGTATCAAACCCCAAGATAATTCCTGACACCACTTCCATTCCATACCGATTCAGCGTCTTCACCGCTTCCAAAATCGGCATACTCAAATTATGCGTCTTAGAAATCGCCTGTAATGCTTCCGGTTCCGGTGTCTCAATCCCACAAAACACCGTACAAAAATAAGCCTCCCGCATCATTTCCAAAAGCTTCGGACTCTGCGCCAAATTCAACGTCGCTTCACAAGCAAACTGCACCGGATACCCATTCGTTTTCTGCCATTCAATCAAATGCGGCAAGAGTTCCATCACCGCCTTCCGATTCCCAACAAAGTTATCATCGACAAAATAAACGGCTCCTGGATTTCCCGCCTCTAGCATTGCATCCAGTTCGCGCAAAACCTGTTCAGGCGACTTCAATCGAGGATTACGCCCATACAACGCTGGAATATCACAGAACTCACATTGATACGGGCAACCACTCGAAAACTGAATGTTAGCTAAAAAGTACTGATTCAAATTCAACTGATGATAAGCCGGAGTTGGAAACTCAGTTAGAGGTAAGCGATCGACAGTTTCAAACCGAATCTGCTCAGTCGGTCGCTCATGATGCTGATCCAAATATTCGATCATGCGATCGCTAGCATCTCCCAATTCTCCCAAATGCAAAATATCAAAATCCGGATAGTACTCAGGACATCCCGAAACCGAAGGACCACCCAGCACTGTAATCTTTCCAGCCCGATGCGCCCGCTCATTGATCTGTTGAATCTGCGATCGCTGAATGTGCATTCCACTCACAATCACCACATCCGCCCACCGATAGTCCGCAGCCGCCGCAGGACGAACATTCTCATCGATAAATCGCACATTCCACTCTTGAGGCAAATAAGCCGCCACAATTAGCAATCCTTGAGGGGGCATAAAAGCTTTCACCCCTTTCAGCCCAAACGCATGATGAAACGTTCCAAACGATCGACTGTAAGTGGGAAAAACACAAAGAATCTTGCGATGATTTTGAGGAATGTATCGGCTCTTTTGTTCAACTGAACTAGGGGACTCCAAAAGCGTAGTCATTCAACGGTTCTCCGATCGCGATCGATAAAGAAACTGAGAAGTATCGAATTGCTCGACTCACACATCGCCTAAACCCATTTGGGTTGTACAAAATTTCGCACACCCCTTAATGAATGTCAATTCCCGCTCCTACCTAAGTCAGAGGATCATCGCTTCTCAAATCCCTAACTTAGAAGCATCGCAGGTCAGCAGGGATTTCTAATGGCAACTGTTTACGGTCATCTTCAAGGCATCCGCTCGACTCACATCAAACAAATTGAAAAACTGTACGAAACTCGTCTCCCCAGTGATAGCTTCATCACACTAGAATTCGCTGAAAAACTGGCATCACTCAGTCAAACGATTCATCAACCGATTTGTTGCTATATCAATCGTCGCGGACAAATTCTTCGAGTCGGAGTTGGAACTCCAATGCAAACGCGACTACCAGAATCAGAACTACCGCGTCGCAGTCGCGATCGACTCAGTGGCATTCGCTGTATCGTGGCTCAATTCCAACCACCCGACACCAGCGCTTTCATTGCAATGTTACGTCAGCGACTCGATACGATCGTGGTTCTCACACTCCAAGATAAAACCCAACACTCGTATCTATTGCATCTCGTTCCCGATGTTGATCAACCGTGGCAAACCGAATCAATTCCACTCGACACATTGATCAACCAAGATGCCGATCAGCTGATCGATGATTGGGAAAAAGACATTCAAGATGCTGGATTCGATCTCTCGCAAACGGTTGAATTCGACCACGATCGAGCTTTACTGGTCGGATTACAAACGAATGAAATGTCCGATCGACGTTTCCAAGACAGCATTGATGAACTGAGCCGTTTAGTTGAAAGTGCCAAAGGTGAAGTCCTCGGAGTCGTTCAACAAAAGCGATCGAATCCTCATCCACAAACGGTTATCGGTCAAGGCAAAGTCGAAGAAATCACCTTAGAAGCTCAGCGACTAGGAGCAAACCTAATTGTTTTCAATCAAGATATTTCCGCGACTCAAGCCCGAAATTTAGAAGAGCAAATCGGTGTGAGGGTGGTCGATCGTACCGAAGTCATCTTAGATATCTTTGCCCAAAGAGCGCGATCGCAAGCTGGAAAACTCCAAGTCGAACTTGCACAATTAGAATACACACTGCCAAGATTACGCGGGCGTGGGCAAGATATGTCTCGCTTAGGTGCAGGAATCGGAACTCGTGGACCAGGTGAAACCAAACTAGAAACCGAACGACGAACGATTCAACGCCGAATTACTCAACTCCAACAAGAAGTCAATCAGCTTCAAGCTCATCGCGCCCGACTCAGGCAACAACGCGATCGACAAGACACTCCAACAATTGCTCTAGTCGGCTACACCAACGCAGGCAAATCTACCTTACTCAATGTCTTAACTCGTGCCGAAGTTTACACCGCAGATCAGCTATTCGCAACGCTTGATCCCACCACTCGACGCTTAACCGTAACTGATCCGAACACCCACGATCGACGAAATTTACTTCTCACTGATACGGTAGGATTCATCCACGATTTGCCGCCTGCGCTAATGGATGCGTTTCGAGCCACTCTCGAAGAAGTCACCGAAGCAAACGCATTGTTACACGTTCTCGATCTTTCTCATCCCGCTTGGGAGCAGCACTTAGAATCCGTGAACACAGTTCTCTCTGAGCTTCCCGCTACTCCACCCGATGCAATTCTGGTGTTTAACAAAATTGATCAGGTCGATCGAGAAACCCTTTCACAAGTTCAACAATCCTATCCCGATGCACTCTTTATCTCTGCTACAGAACGAATTGGTTTAGACCATCTAGAACAGCGCTTGTTAAAGCTTCCAGACGCACTCACAACCGCCATCCCACTCACGCAGCAGAAATTCGCTGAACACCTGCCATTAGATAGAAGTTGAAGCAAATCTATCGTCGCTAACTTAGCCTGGATGTGAGGTTCGAGCAGATTGCCTTTAAACAAGAAAAGGAATAGCAATCATGGATGCCATCATCAAGCTCCGCAAAAAGATTTCCAATACCTTTAATATCAACTTATGAAAGCCTCTCTCAAACCGTTACCCAATCAAGTCATTGTAATCACAGGAGCATCGAGCGGCATTGGGCTGGTCACTGCTCGCATGGCTGCCCAACAAGGTGCAAAATTAGTCCTCGCTGCCCGCAACGAAGATGCCCTCAAGCAATTAGTTCAAGAAATTAATAGCAAGGGCGGAAAAGCAATCTATGTCGTTGCAGATGTCGGCATCGAAGAACAAGTGAATAATATTGCTGAAAGAGCGATCGCAGAATTCGGTGGTTTCGACACCTGGGTAAACAATGCTGGAGTGTCTATCTTCGGACTCTGCGAAGATGTTTCCATTCCCGATATGAAGCGAATGTTTGACACTAACTTCTGGGGTACAGTCTATGGATCTCGTGCCGCAGTTCGACAGTTCAAGCAAAGCAAAAAGAGCGGAGCATTGATCAATGTGGGTAGCTTTTTAGGCGATCGTGCTGTTGTTCTCCAGTCTACTTACTGCACTTCAAAACACGCACTACATGGTTGGACAGATGCTCTACGCATGGAGTTAGAAGCCGAAGGCGCACCGATCGCAGTCACATTAATTCACCCAGGACGCATTGATACACCTTACAATGAACATGCCCGAAGCTACTTAGAGAAACAGCCTGCACATGGCGGCATGATCTATCCTCCTGAAGCGGTTGCTGATGCGATTCTGTTTGCTGCTGCTCATTCGCGAAGAGATATGTTTGTCGGATTCCAGGCGAAAGCTTTAGCCGTGTTAGGAGGTATCTCACCACGTCTCACCGATAAACTTATGGAAATCTGGGGGTTTCCATCTCAGCAATCCGATCGACCTTCACGCGATCGAGAAGATAATGCGCTTTATCATCCAGGCTACGGTTTACACGAACGTGGAACTCACGTCGGTTGGATTCGCTCTGGTCGCAGTTTGTATGTTCAAGCAGAGAAATATCCTGTCGTGGCGACATTGACAGTTGTTGGGATAGGAGCAATTCTCTGGCGCTTTACGACTACAGTACTTTAGTTTGAACTCAACTTTACTAGGTCGTGTCCTTATCAGCACTCAGGGACACGACCATTTTTAGTGATTACGGCTTCTGAAAGGTCAGCGCTAGAAACGTATAGTCCTGTTGATACCAACTGACAGGTGTATCAGTACAAGCTGGAATCTCATGATTTTCAGGCACAAGAAACCCATGAGACTTAGCAAGCCGGATCGCATTCTCAATTTCCGCATTAGAAAAGACTGTCCAAGACAATCCAAACGGCTGAATCGAATCATCGATCGAGAGTTTACTCTGCCAATAATCAGTGGTGACAAACAACAATCCACCCGGTTTCAAAATCCGATAAGCTTCACGAAAGAAAGCATCCAAATCGACTCCATGCTCAATCACAGAAATACTCACAGCAACATCGATCGAGCTATCGGGGAAAGATGTAGCAGTAATGTCTCCTTCATAAAGCCGATAAGTAGAAGATTCAGTTTTTACCTGCAAATCAATTCCATGCAGATTACAAAACCCAAGAGCAGATAAAAATTCGAGTGTACAACAATCGCCGCAACCAAGATCTAAGATTTTAGACTGTCGATCGATAGAGTGAGCTTGTAGAAGTTGAGCAAGTAACCACTGATCCCAATTCTTCTGGACGGTGATATGAGTTGGTAGATTAGACTGCTGTAAAGCTTGTGTAGCTGTTTCAACTTCTTGCCAGTTCTGTAGGACTTGAATCATCGGTTAATTTCTTCTAGAAACGTACTCTAATTCAATCGCATTCCAAAAGAAAAAGCAGCCTCGATCGAGCTACTTTTCCCTAAAAGATTAACGATGAATAGGGGCGGGAGATGCCAATCAATTTTCTCCGGAACATTCGGATGCTTTTACGTAGTCACTTCATAAAGTTCGATCGCACACTGGATTCTTCAAGAATCACGGAGAGCTAGGAATTTACCAGTTTCTACGGTCTTGACTTTGCTCATTGATCGATAAAATAAGGTGTCAAAATTTACGGCTTGAGTTGTGCAAAACCCCGGATCACAGTTGCTACAGAAAACCGCATTCTCTCCTCGAACAGCGAAATTTGTCTTCATCGCCCTACTCACCTTTGCGATCGCGCTCACGAGCTTATCAGTCCAAGCCGCTCCGTCAAAAGCGATCAGGTACTCCAGTTCATTAGAACAAATTGCTTGGTCGCCAGATAGTCGTCAACTAACGAAAGATCGCAACGTTTCCATCTTTGATCCAACTTGGCAGCCTTAAATCATCAATCGTTCCAGAGCATGAGCATCAGGAATACAGAGAATATCTCGATCGCGTACAATCAAGCCTTTTTTCTCCAGCTTGCTCAGTACACGAGTCACCGTTTCCCGCGCCAATCCGCTCAAACTACTAAGTTCCCGATGCGGCAAATTCGGAATCTCAGTTCCATTCTGTCCCCGTTTCCCTTGCCCATCTGCCAGAAATAGCAAAATATCTGCCACCCGCGATGTACTATCCGATTCGCGTAATCTCAAGCGACGATTCACCTGTCTCAATCTTCGTGCCATCAATTGTGCGAGTCGAATTCCCGCCTCTGGTTCAGAATTAAGTAACTGCACGAAATCTTGAGCAGGCATATTTCCGATCACCGTAGGCGCAAGGGTAATCACGTCTGTCGATCGAGGAACTTCATCCAACGGAGCCATCTCACCAAACAGTTCGCCCTTACCCAAAATATTCAGCGTCACCTCTTTTCCGTCAAGGTTGTACGTCCGAATCTTTACCCAACCACTGAGAATAAAATAAACCGAACTACCCCAATCGTTTTCGAGCAAGATCACCTGATTCGCTGGGTGAGTCCGCATCACGACATGGGAAATCGCTTTCTCGATCGCGCTATCAGGCAACCCTTCAAAGAACGGAGCAGAGCGGATCGACGTATTAATCGTAGTATCGCGGAGGGTGTAACGGTCTTCCATTGAGAGTACTAACCAGAGTGCGGCAGGAACGTGAACGCAAGA
Coding sequences within it:
- a CDS encoding short-chain dehydrogenase/reductase SDR (similar to AA sequence:cyanobase_aa:Npun_F0204); amino-acid sequence: MKASLKPLPNQVIVITGASSGIGLVTARMAAQQGAKLVLAARNEDALKQLVQEINSKGGKAIYVVADVGIEEQVNNIAERAIAEFGGFDTWVNNAGVSIFGLCEDVSIPDMKRMFDTNFWGTVYGSRAAVRQFKQSKKSGALINVGSFLGDRAVVLQSTYCTSKHALHGWTDALRMELEAEGAPIAVTLIHPGRIDTPYNEHARSYLEKQPAHGGMIYPPEAVADAILFAAAHSRRDMFVGFQAKALAVLGGISPRLTDKLMEIWGFPSQQSDRPSRDREDNALYHPGYGLHERGTHVGWIRSGRSLYVQAEKYPVVATLTVVGIGAILWRFTTTVL
- a CDS encoding transcriptional regulator, Crp/Fnr family (similar to AA sequence:cyanobase_aa:LBDG_09690), producing the protein MEDRYTLRDTTINTSIRSAPFFEGLPDSAIEKAISHVVMRTHPANQVILLENDWGSSVYFILSGWVKIRTYNLDGKEVTLNILGKGELFGEMAPLDEVPRSTDVITLAPTVIGNMPAQDFVQLLNSEPEAGIRLAQLMARRLRQVNRRLRLRESDSTSRVADILLFLADGQGKRGQNGTEIPNLPHRELSSLSGLARETVTRVLSKLEKKGLIVRDRDILCIPDAHALERLMI
- a CDS encoding hypothetical protein (similar to AA sequence:cyanobase_aa:Cyan7425_5292) — protein: MAYGDFKTLNQALTEFKLTLINQPRLFQNIPPIAPSFKLQGRLEEGIDLALAISTEKAQSELIIAPILLEVRAIAQPHASLFSGVSLNVDPSAGLVGECDFILSKSSNQLEVTSPIAVLVEAKNNDIKSGLGQCVAQMVGAQRFNSDQSISIFGAVTTGVLWRFLRLKIQTLEIDLTEYVVPLQIDTVLGVLKSSFET
- a CDS encoding hypothetical protein (hypothetical protein glr2314;~similar to AA sequence:cyanobase_aa:LBDG_57410) gives rise to the protein MTTLLESPSSVEQKSRYIPQNHRKILCVFPTYSRSFGTFHHAFGLKGVKAFMPPQGLLIVAAYLPQEWNVRFIDENVRPAAAADYRWADVVIVSGMHIQRSQIQQINERAHRAGKITVLGGPSVSGCPEYYPDFDILHLGELGDASDRMIEYLDQHHERPTEQIRFETVDRLPLTEFPTPAYHQLNLNQYFLANIQFSSGCPYQCEFCDIPALYGRNPRLKSPEQVLRELDAMLEAGNPGAVYFVDDNFVGNRKAVMELLPHLIEWQKTNGYPVQFACEATLNLAQSPKLLEMMREAYFCTVFCGIETPEPEALQAISKTHNLSMPILEAVKTLNRYGMEVVSGIILGFDTDTEETVDRILEFIRQSQIPMLTINLLFALPKTPLWDRLNAEGRIVADEGRESNIEFLMPYEQVVEMWQHCIAIAYQPEFLYERFAYQCQHTYPNRIKPPNSPARTAPDKVRRGLLMLAKILLRVGVFSRYRGTFWQMAAPALKKTKIEQVIHIGLVGHHLIQFTQESTKGLESASFYSQKFRGH
- a CDS encoding cyclopropane-fatty-acyl-phospholipid synthase (similar to AA sequence:cyanobase_aa:AM1_4540); translated protein: MIQVLQNWQEVETATQALQQSNLPTHITVQKNWDQWLLAQLLQAHSIDRQSKILDLGCGDCCTLEFLSALGFCNLHGIDLQVKTESSTYRLYEGDITATSFPDSSIDVAVSISVIEHGVDLDAFFREAYRILKPGGLLFVTTDYWQSKLSIDDSIQPFGLSWTVFSNAEIENAIRLAKSHGFLVPENHEIPACTDTPVSWYQQDYTFLALTFQKP
- a CDS encoding GTP-binding proten HflX (similar to AA sequence:cyanobase_aa:Cyan7425_3241), producing MATVYGHLQGIRSTHIKQIEKLYETRLPSDSFITLEFAEKLASLSQTIHQPICCYINRRGQILRVGVGTPMQTRLPESELPRRSRDRLSGIRCIVAQFQPPDTSAFIAMLRQRLDTIVVLTLQDKTQHSYLLHLVPDVDQPWQTESIPLDTLINQDADQLIDDWEKDIQDAGFDLSQTVEFDHDRALLVGLQTNEMSDRRFQDSIDELSRLVESAKGEVLGVVQQKRSNPHPQTVIGQGKVEEITLEAQRLGANLIVFNQDISATQARNLEEQIGVRVVDRTEVILDIFAQRARSQAGKLQVELAQLEYTLPRLRGRGQDMSRLGAGIGTRGPGETKLETERRTIQRRITQLQQEVNQLQAHRARLRQQRDRQDTPTIALVGYTNAGKSTLLNVLTRAEVYTADQLFATLDPTTRRLTVTDPNTHDRRNLLLTDTVGFIHDLPPALMDAFRATLEEVTEANALLHVLDLSHPAWEQHLESVNTVLSELPATPPDAILVFNKIDQVDRETLSQVQQSYPDALFISATERIGLDHLEQRLLKLPDALTTAIPLTQQKFAEHLPLDRS
- a CDS encoding hypothetical protein (similar to AA sequence:cyanobase_aa:AM1_2605); protein product: MNVHWLIESNVFDAEEPFFEELKRQNYVYKEVSYLKFQARDAHQYFPDHDCVLFRGTLNLGRDILRTSWIPGAYIDEKNLCCTTYYTYFGQYLLNNQYFILPLGELVRRRVEILDYFRSTGKLFIRPDSNMKSFRAGVFDLQVLDTMQALGSELRRDETTLVLVSGVRSITKEWRFFVYKNEIVTGSLYLVGEERIDEQIKDGYLVNYLSGVLKQVKWYPELLYSIDICESDGELHVLELGSFSCAGEYGCNLSLMVEAGARAAWEDYEIVNG